The genome window GAGAATAGTGGATTATCTCGATAACGAGTGGTATTACCGGAAAATCTCAGAggacattttcattaaaaatattgttaccTGTTAAAAAGGTCTTATAACATTTTGATCTAACACTTTCCCTTATCGAGATAATCCGAGATTTCCAAAATTCGAGAGGGAAATAGTGAAAAAGAAGttcttaaaatattaaattttgacCCTTAAATAACTCCAGATCGGCAGAGTGAATGTGTAAATTTTAGTTGTCATTTGAAAGATATTTTCCCGAGCTTTAAAATTTGCCCAGATTAATCCGAATCGCATCATTGAGTCCCGACGTATTGAACGATTTCCCctccataaaatttaaattcaaaaatcatcGGAATGCCCGGAAATCGATAGTTCCACCAGCCCTAAAATTTGCATAATGTCCCCAGGTTGCCTTCCTGCTGATTGGCTTCGCGGCTGTAACCCTATCGGCGCCAACAGAAGCCGAGTCCTTGGAGCCAGTAAAGGCTGAATCAAGCCCTCAGGAGACACCGGTAGTACCTCGCGCCAAGCGTGGCCTCTTGTTTGGTGCTCCATACACAGCTCCCGTGGCATACACCGGTGCATATGCAGCACCAGTGGCATACACCTCACCCTACACCTACCCCTACGCCTACGCCTACTCTGGTTACCCCTATTACGCGTCTGCCTATAGCGCCCCCTACTACTTGGCCTAGATTCCAACAATTGGTTCTTTTTCTCACTCGCTTCGTACTATTTCAACAATGGGGTATTGACTGACTTCTTCGTCCAATATATTCGTCCCCTCTTGTACATCTCGCCGGTTCTCTCAAACATTTTCTCTGTCACACACCAACATCCCCCAGCTGTACGGAACTGCACGTCAGTATGAACGAGTGAGAAAACCCCGGCTCAATTGACTTATCGATTTATCTACACGCGCGCATTGTCATGGATTTATTcgcaatttgtttttttctcttctccttTTGTGaacagttattttttttttggttcattCGAAGAGTAAATAAAGACACTTTCGATGACattttgatgtttttatttatggagTTGGACATAAAAGTCCCGCTCTTTCCCGTTATTTTTAGAAAGAAAGCTCTTcaagttgagaatttttttacgatcTTGATTCTATTAAATGGCGATTCAACCGATAGCGGAGTATCTTAggaaaaaatgtcataaaatattttttgtcctAAATTTTGTGCTCTGTGAAAAAGATTTTATGGCATTTCGCACTCAAACCAGTAGTTTTCCAGATAAATACGAAATTATAGAACAGATtcagtctattttttttaatcaatccttctttttttatttatccgaaaagtaaataaaaataccgaGTGTTCAGCTTCTTCATAtagatatatgtatatatatatatgtataggaCCTGCATTGTCCTATTATCATTGACAACAAAAGGAACTGTGGTTCGccggctcttttttttttggtttcaatttcattttaatttcattttaaagtctttagaatttttttttaacgatctTGATTTGTAAAGTTATCCGGAGGTAATACCTCGTTGACTAACACCTCACGTTTCACGGGAGATTTTACTCCCCGTCTTTCAACCCCTCGTTTTCGCCCCCTCTGACACTCTCCAGGGACGCCTACGTATTATACGGTCACGTGAGGCTCTCAAGAGAGGGAATGTGGAAATACATTTCTCTCCTT of Diachasmimorpha longicaudata isolate KC_UGA_2023 chromosome 3, iyDiaLong2, whole genome shotgun sequence contains these proteins:
- the LOC135160860 gene encoding uncharacterized protein LOC135160860 translates to MSMFETRDWYISNGGGAGGISCLNNESVNNIKFSEPPKINMKFFVVAFLLIGFAAVTLSAPTEAESLEPVKAESSPQETPVVPRAKRGLLFGAPYTAPVAYTGAYAAPVAYTSPYTYPYAYAYSGYPYYASAYSAPYYLA